One segment of Salvelinus alpinus chromosome 1, SLU_Salpinus.1, whole genome shotgun sequence DNA contains the following:
- the LOC139574532 gene encoding dynamin-2 isoform X8 translates to MGNRGMEDLIPLINKLQDAFSSIGQSCNLDLPQIAVVGGQSAGKSSVLENFVGRDFLPRGSGIVTRRPLILQLCFNKAEYAEFLHCKGRKFVDFEEVRAEIEAETDRITGSNKGISPIPINLRVYSPNVLNLTLIDLPGMTKVAVGDQPLDIEHQIRDMLLQFITKESCLILAVTPANQDLANSDALKIAKEVDPQGLRTIGVITKLDLMDEGTDAKDILENKLLPLRRGYIGVVNRSQKDIDGRKDIRAALAAERKFFLSHPGYRHMAERMGTPHLQKQLNQQLTNHIRDTLPGLRSKLQSQVLSLEKEVEEYKNFRPDDPTRKTKALLQMVQQFGVDFEKRIEGSGDQVDTAELSGGAKINRIFHERFPFELVKIVFDEKELRREISHAIKNVHGVRTGLFTPDLAFEAIVKKQIIKLKEPCIKCIDLVIQELINTVRQCTNKLGSYPRLREETERIVTTYVREREGKTKDQVMLLIDIELSYINTNHEDFIGFANAQQRNTHQNKKRAIPNQVIRKGWLTINISIMKGGSKEYWFILTAESLSWYKDEEEKEKKYMLPLDNLKLRDVEKGFMSTKHVFGVFNTESRNVYKDLRQIELACDTQEDVDSWKASFLRAGVYPEKDQVDTEDTAPSETFSMDPQLERQVETIRNLVDSYIGIVNKSIRDLMPKTIMHLMINSAKDFIHSELLAYLYSSGDQNSLMEESADQAQRRDEMLRMYHALKEALHIIGDITTTTVTVPVPPPVNDSWMQEASPTPQRRPPAAAAPPPSRPPAVSGPRPGPPLNPSPAFGGPPIPSRPGPPPINAFGSNNHQDPFSAPPLIPSRPARIPPGVPSRRPPGAPHRPTIIRPAEPSLLD, encoded by the exons ggatTTTCTTCCTCGAGGATCAGGCATTGTCACCCGTAGACCTCTGATCCTGCAGCTGTGCTTTAACAAAGCCG AGTATGCAGAGTTCCTACACTGTAAAGGGAGGAAGTTTGTGGACTTTGAGGAGGTCCGGGCGGAGATCGAGGCGGAGACAGACAGGATCACAGGCTCCAACAAGGGCATCTCCCCCATCCCCATCAACCTCCGGGTCTACTCCCCTAACG TGCTAAACCTGACTCTGATCGACCTGCCGGGGATGACTAAGGTGGCAGTGGGGGACCAGCCGCTGGACATAGAGCACCAGATCAGGGACATGCTGCTGCAGTTCATCACCAAGGAGAGCTGCCTCATCCTGGCCGTCACCCCCGCCAACCAGGACCTGGCCAACTCAGACGCCCTCAAGATTGCCAAGGAGGTGGACCCACAGG GTCTGCGCACTATTGGCGTGATCACAAAGCTGGACCTGATGGACGAAGGGACGGATGCTAAAGACATCCTGGAGAACAAACTGCTACCTCTGCGTCGAG GTTATATCGGCGTGGTGAACCGCAGTCAGAAGGACATAGACGGCAGGAAGGACATCCGCGCTGCGCTGGCTGCTGAGAGGAAGTTCTTCCTGTCTCACCCGGGCTACAGACACATGGCCGAGCGCATGGGCACCCCACACCTGCAGAAACAACTAAACCAG caacTGACCAACCACATCAGGGACACTCTGCCTGGGCTGCGCAGTAAGCTGCAGAGCCAGGTGCTCTCCCTGGAGAAAGAGGTGGAGGAGTACAAGAACTTCCGTCCCGACGACCCCACACGCAAGACCAAGGCCCTGCTGCA GATGGTGCAGCAGTTTGGGGTGGACTTTGAGAAGCGTATCGAGGGCTCTGGGGACCAGGTGGACACAGCGGAGCTGTCGGGCGGTGCCAAAATTAACCGGATCTTCCACGAGCGCTTCCCCTTCGAGCTGGTCAAG ATTGTGTTTGATGAGAAGGAGTTGAGGAGGGAGATCAGTCATGCCATCAAGAATGTCCATGGTGTCAG AACGGGCCTGTTCACTCCCGACCTGGCGTTTGAGGCCATTGTGAAAAAGCAGATCATTAAGCTGAAAGAGCCCTGTATCAAATGTATCGACCTTGTCATTCAGGAGCTCATCAACACAGTCAGGCAGTGCACCAACAAG CTGGGTTCCTACCCCCGGCTGAGAGAGGAGACCGAGAGGATCGTCACCACctacgtcagagagagagagggcaagaccAAGGACCAG GTGATGCTGCTGATTGACATTGAGCTGTCCTACATCAACACCAACCACGAGGACTTTATAGGCTTCGCCAA TGCCCAGCAGAGAAATACACATCAGAACAAGAAGAGGGCCATTCCAAACCAG GTGATCCGCAAAGGCTGGCTCACCATCAACATCAGCATCATGAAGGGAGGCTCCAAGGAGTACTGGTTCATCCTGACTGCAGAGTCACTATCCTGGTACAAGGATGAGGAG gagaaagagaagaagtaCATGCTTCCCCTAGATAACCTCAAGCTGAGGGATGTGGAGAAAGGCTTCATGTCCACCAAACACGTATTTGGCGTCTTCAACACTGAATCCAG GAATGTGTATAAGGACCTGCGTCAGATTGAGCTGGCCTGTGACACCCAGGAGGACGTGGACAGTTGGAAAGCCTCCTTCCTGAGGGCTGGGGTCTACCCTGAGAAGGACCAG gtGGACACTGAGGATACGGCCCCTTCAGAAACCTTCTCCATGGACCCCCAGCTGGAGAGGCAGGTGGAGACCATCCGTAACCTGGTGGACTCCTACATCGGCATCGTCAACAAGTCCATCAGGGACCTCATGCCCAAGACCATCATGCACCTCATGATCAACAGC gctAAGGACTTCATCCACTCAGAGCTGCTGGCCTACCTGTACTCGTCAGGTGACCAAAACAGCCTGATGGAGGAGTCAGCTGACCAGGCGCAGCGCCGCGACGAGATGCTCCGCATGTACCACGCCCTCAAGGAGGCACTGCACATCATCGGtgacatcaccaccaccaccgtgACGGTCCCCGTGCCGCCGCCCGTCAACGACAGCTGGATGCAGGAGgccag TCCTACCCCCCAGCGCCGCCCCCCGGCCGCAGCAGCCCCTCCCCCAAGCCGTCCTCCTGCAGTGAGTGGCCCAAGGCCGGGAccacccctcaacccctccccagCGTTTGGGGGGCCCCCCATCCCCTCTCGCCCGGGCCCGCCGCCCATTAACGCCTTTGGCAGCAACAACCATCAGGACCCTTTCAGTGCCCCCCCACTGATCCCCTCTCGGCCCGCTCGCATCCCCCCTGGCGTGCCCAG ccGAAGACCCCCTGGCGCTCCTCACCGGCCCACCATAATCCGCCCTGCCGAGCCCTCCCTGCTAGACTAG
- the LOC139574532 gene encoding dynamin-2 isoform X6, with product MGNRGMEDLIPLINKLQDAFSSIGQSCNLDLPQIAVVGGQSAGKSSVLENFVGRDFLPRGSGIVTRRPLILQLCFNKAEYAEFLHCKGRKFVDFEEVRAEIEAETDRITGSNKGISPIPINLRVYSPNVLNLTLIDLPGMTKVAVGDQPLDIEHQIRDMLLQFITKESCLILAVTPANQDLANSDALKIAKEVDPQGLRTIGVITKLDLMDEGTDAKDILENKLLPLRRGYIGVVNRSQKDIDGRKDIRAALAAERKFFLSHPGYRHMAERMGTPHLQKQLNQQLTNHIRDTLPGLRSKLQSQVLSLEKEVEEYKNFRPDDPTRKTKALLQMVQQFGVDFEKRIEGSGDQVDTAELSGGAKINRIFHERFPFELVKIVFDEKELRREISHAIKNVHGVRTGLFTPDLAFEAIVKKQILKLKEPSLKCVDLVVSELTALVMKCSVKLGSYPRLREETERIVTTYVREREGKTKDQVMLLIDIELSYINTNHEDFIGFANAQQRNTHQNKKRAIPNQGEILVIRKGWLTINISIMKGGSKEYWFILTAESLSWYKDEEEKEKKYMLPLDNLKLRDVEKGFMSTKHVFGVFNTESRNVYKDLRQIELACDTQEDVDSWKASFLRAGVYPEKDQVDTEDTAPSETFSMDPQLERQVETIRNLVDSYIGIVNKSIRDLMPKTIMHLMINSAKDFIHSELLAYLYSSGDQNSLMEESADQAQRRDEMLRMYHALKEALHIIGDITTTTVTVPVPPPVNDSWMQEASPTPQRRPPAAAAPPPSRPPAVSGPRPGPPLNPSPAFGGPPIPSRPGPPPINAFGSNNHQDPFSAPPLIPSRPARIPPGVPSRRPPGAPHRPTIIRPAEPSLLD from the exons ggatTTTCTTCCTCGAGGATCAGGCATTGTCACCCGTAGACCTCTGATCCTGCAGCTGTGCTTTAACAAAGCCG AGTATGCAGAGTTCCTACACTGTAAAGGGAGGAAGTTTGTGGACTTTGAGGAGGTCCGGGCGGAGATCGAGGCGGAGACAGACAGGATCACAGGCTCCAACAAGGGCATCTCCCCCATCCCCATCAACCTCCGGGTCTACTCCCCTAACG TGCTAAACCTGACTCTGATCGACCTGCCGGGGATGACTAAGGTGGCAGTGGGGGACCAGCCGCTGGACATAGAGCACCAGATCAGGGACATGCTGCTGCAGTTCATCACCAAGGAGAGCTGCCTCATCCTGGCCGTCACCCCCGCCAACCAGGACCTGGCCAACTCAGACGCCCTCAAGATTGCCAAGGAGGTGGACCCACAGG GTCTGCGCACTATTGGCGTGATCACAAAGCTGGACCTGATGGACGAAGGGACGGATGCTAAAGACATCCTGGAGAACAAACTGCTACCTCTGCGTCGAG GTTATATCGGCGTGGTGAACCGCAGTCAGAAGGACATAGACGGCAGGAAGGACATCCGCGCTGCGCTGGCTGCTGAGAGGAAGTTCTTCCTGTCTCACCCGGGCTACAGACACATGGCCGAGCGCATGGGCACCCCACACCTGCAGAAACAACTAAACCAG caacTGACCAACCACATCAGGGACACTCTGCCTGGGCTGCGCAGTAAGCTGCAGAGCCAGGTGCTCTCCCTGGAGAAAGAGGTGGAGGAGTACAAGAACTTCCGTCCCGACGACCCCACACGCAAGACCAAGGCCCTGCTGCA GATGGTGCAGCAGTTTGGGGTGGACTTTGAGAAGCGTATCGAGGGCTCTGGGGACCAGGTGGACACAGCGGAGCTGTCGGGCGGTGCCAAAATTAACCGGATCTTCCACGAGCGCTTCCCCTTCGAGCTGGTCAAG ATTGTGTTTGATGAGAAGGAGTTGAGGAGGGAGATCAGTCATGCCATCAAGAATGTCCATGGTGTCAG AACGGGCTTGTTCACCCCTGACCTGGCCTTCGAGGCCATAGTCAAAAAGCAGATCCTCAAACTGAAAGAGCCCAGCCTGAAATGTGTGGATCTGGTGGTGTCCGAGCTGACCGCGCTCGTCATGAAGTGTTCCGTCAAG CTGGGTTCCTACCCCCGGCTGAGAGAGGAGACCGAGAGGATCGTCACCACctacgtcagagagagagagggcaagaccAAGGACCAG GTGATGCTGCTGATTGACATTGAGCTGTCCTACATCAACACCAACCACGAGGACTTTATAGGCTTCGCCAA TGCCCAGCAGAGAAATACACATCAGAACAAGAAGAGGGCCATTCCAAACCAG GGTGAGATTCTG GTGATCCGCAAAGGCTGGCTCACCATCAACATCAGCATCATGAAGGGAGGCTCCAAGGAGTACTGGTTCATCCTGACTGCAGAGTCACTATCCTGGTACAAGGATGAGGAG gagaaagagaagaagtaCATGCTTCCCCTAGATAACCTCAAGCTGAGGGATGTGGAGAAAGGCTTCATGTCCACCAAACACGTATTTGGCGTCTTCAACACTGAATCCAG GAATGTGTATAAGGACCTGCGTCAGATTGAGCTGGCCTGTGACACCCAGGAGGACGTGGACAGTTGGAAAGCCTCCTTCCTGAGGGCTGGGGTCTACCCTGAGAAGGACCAG gtGGACACTGAGGATACGGCCCCTTCAGAAACCTTCTCCATGGACCCCCAGCTGGAGAGGCAGGTGGAGACCATCCGTAACCTGGTGGACTCCTACATCGGCATCGTCAACAAGTCCATCAGGGACCTCATGCCCAAGACCATCATGCACCTCATGATCAACAGC gctAAGGACTTCATCCACTCAGAGCTGCTGGCCTACCTGTACTCGTCAGGTGACCAAAACAGCCTGATGGAGGAGTCAGCTGACCAGGCGCAGCGCCGCGACGAGATGCTCCGCATGTACCACGCCCTCAAGGAGGCACTGCACATCATCGGtgacatcaccaccaccaccgtgACGGTCCCCGTGCCGCCGCCCGTCAACGACAGCTGGATGCAGGAGgccag TCCTACCCCCCAGCGCCGCCCCCCGGCCGCAGCAGCCCCTCCCCCAAGCCGTCCTCCTGCAGTGAGTGGCCCAAGGCCGGGAccacccctcaacccctccccagCGTTTGGGGGGCCCCCCATCCCCTCTCGCCCGGGCCCGCCGCCCATTAACGCCTTTGGCAGCAACAACCATCAGGACCCTTTCAGTGCCCCCCCACTGATCCCCTCTCGGCCCGCTCGCATCCCCCCTGGCGTGCCCAG ccGAAGACCCCCTGGCGCTCCTCACCGGCCCACCATAATCCGCCCTGCCGAGCCCTCCCTGCTAGACTAG
- the LOC139574532 gene encoding dynamin-2 isoform X7 — MGNRGMEDLIPLINKLQDAFSSIGQSCNLDLPQIAVVGGQSAGKSSVLENFVGRDFLPRGSGIVTRRPLILQLCFNKAEYAEFLHCKGRKFVDFEEVRAEIEAETDRITGSNKGISPIPINLRVYSPNVLNLTLIDLPGMTKVAVGDQPLDIEHQIRDMLLQFITKESCLILAVTPANQDLANSDALKIAKEVDPQGLRTIGVITKLDLMDEGTDAKDILENKLLPLRRGYIGVVNRSQKDIDGRKDIRAALAAERKFFLSHPGYRHMAERMGTPHLQKQLNQQLTNHIRDTLPGLRSKLQSQVLSLEKEVEEYKNFRPDDPTRKTKALLQMVQQFGVDFEKRIEGSGDQVDTAELSGGAKINRIFHERFPFELVKIVFDEKELRREISHAIKNVHGVRTGLFTPDLAFEAIVKKQIIKLKEPCIKCIDLVIQELINTVRQCTNKLGSYPRLREETERIVTTYVREREGKTKDQVMLLIDIELSYINTNHEDFIGFANAQQRNTHQNKKRAIPNQVIRKGWLTINISIMKGGSKEYWFILTAESLSWYKDEEEKEKKYMLPLDNLKLRDVEKGFMSTKHVFGVFNTESSRNVYKDLRQIELACDTQEDVDSWKASFLRAGVYPEKDQVDTEDTAPSETFSMDPQLERQVETIRNLVDSYIGIVNKSIRDLMPKTIMHLMINSAKDFIHSELLAYLYSSGDQNSLMEESADQAQRRDEMLRMYHALKEALHIIGDITTTTVTVPVPPPVNDSWMQEASPTPQRRPPAAAAPPPSRPPAVSGPRPGPPLNPSPAFGGPPIPSRPGPPPINAFGSNNHQDPFSAPPLIPSRPARIPPGVPSRRPPGAPHRPTIIRPAEPSLLD; from the exons ggatTTTCTTCCTCGAGGATCAGGCATTGTCACCCGTAGACCTCTGATCCTGCAGCTGTGCTTTAACAAAGCCG AGTATGCAGAGTTCCTACACTGTAAAGGGAGGAAGTTTGTGGACTTTGAGGAGGTCCGGGCGGAGATCGAGGCGGAGACAGACAGGATCACAGGCTCCAACAAGGGCATCTCCCCCATCCCCATCAACCTCCGGGTCTACTCCCCTAACG TGCTAAACCTGACTCTGATCGACCTGCCGGGGATGACTAAGGTGGCAGTGGGGGACCAGCCGCTGGACATAGAGCACCAGATCAGGGACATGCTGCTGCAGTTCATCACCAAGGAGAGCTGCCTCATCCTGGCCGTCACCCCCGCCAACCAGGACCTGGCCAACTCAGACGCCCTCAAGATTGCCAAGGAGGTGGACCCACAGG GTCTGCGCACTATTGGCGTGATCACAAAGCTGGACCTGATGGACGAAGGGACGGATGCTAAAGACATCCTGGAGAACAAACTGCTACCTCTGCGTCGAG GTTATATCGGCGTGGTGAACCGCAGTCAGAAGGACATAGACGGCAGGAAGGACATCCGCGCTGCGCTGGCTGCTGAGAGGAAGTTCTTCCTGTCTCACCCGGGCTACAGACACATGGCCGAGCGCATGGGCACCCCACACCTGCAGAAACAACTAAACCAG caacTGACCAACCACATCAGGGACACTCTGCCTGGGCTGCGCAGTAAGCTGCAGAGCCAGGTGCTCTCCCTGGAGAAAGAGGTGGAGGAGTACAAGAACTTCCGTCCCGACGACCCCACACGCAAGACCAAGGCCCTGCTGCA GATGGTGCAGCAGTTTGGGGTGGACTTTGAGAAGCGTATCGAGGGCTCTGGGGACCAGGTGGACACAGCGGAGCTGTCGGGCGGTGCCAAAATTAACCGGATCTTCCACGAGCGCTTCCCCTTCGAGCTGGTCAAG ATTGTGTTTGATGAGAAGGAGTTGAGGAGGGAGATCAGTCATGCCATCAAGAATGTCCATGGTGTCAG AACGGGCCTGTTCACTCCCGACCTGGCGTTTGAGGCCATTGTGAAAAAGCAGATCATTAAGCTGAAAGAGCCCTGTATCAAATGTATCGACCTTGTCATTCAGGAGCTCATCAACACAGTCAGGCAGTGCACCAACAAG CTGGGTTCCTACCCCCGGCTGAGAGAGGAGACCGAGAGGATCGTCACCACctacgtcagagagagagagggcaagaccAAGGACCAG GTGATGCTGCTGATTGACATTGAGCTGTCCTACATCAACACCAACCACGAGGACTTTATAGGCTTCGCCAA TGCCCAGCAGAGAAATACACATCAGAACAAGAAGAGGGCCATTCCAAACCAG GTGATCCGCAAAGGCTGGCTCACCATCAACATCAGCATCATGAAGGGAGGCTCCAAGGAGTACTGGTTCATCCTGACTGCAGAGTCACTATCCTGGTACAAGGATGAGGAG gagaaagagaagaagtaCATGCTTCCCCTAGATAACCTCAAGCTGAGGGATGTGGAGAAAGGCTTCATGTCCACCAAACACGTATTTGGCGTCTTCAACACTGAATCCAG CAGGAATGTGTATAAGGACCTGCGTCAGATTGAGCTGGCCTGTGACACCCAGGAGGACGTGGACAGTTGGAAAGCCTCCTTCCTGAGGGCTGGGGTCTACCCTGAGAAGGACCAG gtGGACACTGAGGATACGGCCCCTTCAGAAACCTTCTCCATGGACCCCCAGCTGGAGAGGCAGGTGGAGACCATCCGTAACCTGGTGGACTCCTACATCGGCATCGTCAACAAGTCCATCAGGGACCTCATGCCCAAGACCATCATGCACCTCATGATCAACAGC gctAAGGACTTCATCCACTCAGAGCTGCTGGCCTACCTGTACTCGTCAGGTGACCAAAACAGCCTGATGGAGGAGTCAGCTGACCAGGCGCAGCGCCGCGACGAGATGCTCCGCATGTACCACGCCCTCAAGGAGGCACTGCACATCATCGGtgacatcaccaccaccaccgtgACGGTCCCCGTGCCGCCGCCCGTCAACGACAGCTGGATGCAGGAGgccag TCCTACCCCCCAGCGCCGCCCCCCGGCCGCAGCAGCCCCTCCCCCAAGCCGTCCTCCTGCAGTGAGTGGCCCAAGGCCGGGAccacccctcaacccctccccagCGTTTGGGGGGCCCCCCATCCCCTCTCGCCCGGGCCCGCCGCCCATTAACGCCTTTGGCAGCAACAACCATCAGGACCCTTTCAGTGCCCCCCCACTGATCCCCTCTCGGCCCGCTCGCATCCCCCCTGGCGTGCCCAG ccGAAGACCCCCTGGCGCTCCTCACCGGCCCACCATAATCCGCCCTGCCGAGCCCTCCCTGCTAGACTAG
- the LOC139574532 gene encoding dynamin-2 isoform X3 — protein MGNRGMEDLIPLINKLQDAFSSIGQSCNLDLPQIAVVGGQSAGKSSVLENFVGRDFLPRGSGIVTRRPLILQLCFNKAEYAEFLHCKGRKFVDFEEVRAEIEAETDRITGSNKGISPIPINLRVYSPNVLNLTLIDLPGMTKVAVGDQPLDIEHQIRDMLLQFITKESCLILAVTPANQDLANSDALKIAKEVDPQGLRTIGVITKLDLMDEGTDAKDILENKLLPLRRGYIGVVNRSQKDIDGRKDIRAALAAERKFFLSHPGYRHMAERMGTPHLQKQLNQQLTNHIRDTLPGLRSKLQSQVLSLEKEVEEYKNFRPDDPTRKTKALLQMVQQFGVDFEKRIEGSGDQVDTAELSGGAKINRIFHERFPFELVKIVFDEKELRREISHAIKNVHGVRTGLFTPDLAFEAIVKKQIIKLKEPCIKCIDLVIQELINTVRQCTNKLGSYPRLREETERIVTTYVREREGKTKDQVMLLIDIELSYINTNHEDFIGFANAQQRNTHQNKKRAIPNQGLREGEQEKVIRKGWLTINISIMKGGSKEYWFILTAESLSWYKDEEEKEKKYMLPLDNLKLRDVEKGFMSTKHVFGVFNTESRNVYKDLRQIELACDTQEDVDSWKASFLRAGVYPEKDQVDTEDTAPSETFSMDPQLERQVETIRNLVDSYIGIVNKSIRDLMPKTIMHLMINSAKDFIHSELLAYLYSSGDQNSLMEESADQAQRRDEMLRMYHALKEALHIIGDITTTTVTVPVPPPVNDSWMQEASPTPQRRPPAAAAPPPSRPPAVSGPRPGPPLNPSPAFGGPPIPSRPGPPPINAFGSNNHQDPFSAPPLIPSRPARIPPGVPSRRPPGAPHRPTIIRPAEPSLLD, from the exons ggatTTTCTTCCTCGAGGATCAGGCATTGTCACCCGTAGACCTCTGATCCTGCAGCTGTGCTTTAACAAAGCCG AGTATGCAGAGTTCCTACACTGTAAAGGGAGGAAGTTTGTGGACTTTGAGGAGGTCCGGGCGGAGATCGAGGCGGAGACAGACAGGATCACAGGCTCCAACAAGGGCATCTCCCCCATCCCCATCAACCTCCGGGTCTACTCCCCTAACG TGCTAAACCTGACTCTGATCGACCTGCCGGGGATGACTAAGGTGGCAGTGGGGGACCAGCCGCTGGACATAGAGCACCAGATCAGGGACATGCTGCTGCAGTTCATCACCAAGGAGAGCTGCCTCATCCTGGCCGTCACCCCCGCCAACCAGGACCTGGCCAACTCAGACGCCCTCAAGATTGCCAAGGAGGTGGACCCACAGG GTCTGCGCACTATTGGCGTGATCACAAAGCTGGACCTGATGGACGAAGGGACGGATGCTAAAGACATCCTGGAGAACAAACTGCTACCTCTGCGTCGAG GTTATATCGGCGTGGTGAACCGCAGTCAGAAGGACATAGACGGCAGGAAGGACATCCGCGCTGCGCTGGCTGCTGAGAGGAAGTTCTTCCTGTCTCACCCGGGCTACAGACACATGGCCGAGCGCATGGGCACCCCACACCTGCAGAAACAACTAAACCAG caacTGACCAACCACATCAGGGACACTCTGCCTGGGCTGCGCAGTAAGCTGCAGAGCCAGGTGCTCTCCCTGGAGAAAGAGGTGGAGGAGTACAAGAACTTCCGTCCCGACGACCCCACACGCAAGACCAAGGCCCTGCTGCA GATGGTGCAGCAGTTTGGGGTGGACTTTGAGAAGCGTATCGAGGGCTCTGGGGACCAGGTGGACACAGCGGAGCTGTCGGGCGGTGCCAAAATTAACCGGATCTTCCACGAGCGCTTCCCCTTCGAGCTGGTCAAG ATTGTGTTTGATGAGAAGGAGTTGAGGAGGGAGATCAGTCATGCCATCAAGAATGTCCATGGTGTCAG AACGGGCCTGTTCACTCCCGACCTGGCGTTTGAGGCCATTGTGAAAAAGCAGATCATTAAGCTGAAAGAGCCCTGTATCAAATGTATCGACCTTGTCATTCAGGAGCTCATCAACACAGTCAGGCAGTGCACCAACAAG CTGGGTTCCTACCCCCGGCTGAGAGAGGAGACCGAGAGGATCGTCACCACctacgtcagagagagagagggcaagaccAAGGACCAG GTGATGCTGCTGATTGACATTGAGCTGTCCTACATCAACACCAACCACGAGGACTTTATAGGCTTCGCCAA TGCCCAGCAGAGAAATACACATCAGAACAAGAAGAGGGCCATTCCAAACCAG GGACTGAGAGAGGGCGAGCAGGAGAAG GTGATCCGCAAAGGCTGGCTCACCATCAACATCAGCATCATGAAGGGAGGCTCCAAGGAGTACTGGTTCATCCTGACTGCAGAGTCACTATCCTGGTACAAGGATGAGGAG gagaaagagaagaagtaCATGCTTCCCCTAGATAACCTCAAGCTGAGGGATGTGGAGAAAGGCTTCATGTCCACCAAACACGTATTTGGCGTCTTCAACACTGAATCCAG GAATGTGTATAAGGACCTGCGTCAGATTGAGCTGGCCTGTGACACCCAGGAGGACGTGGACAGTTGGAAAGCCTCCTTCCTGAGGGCTGGGGTCTACCCTGAGAAGGACCAG gtGGACACTGAGGATACGGCCCCTTCAGAAACCTTCTCCATGGACCCCCAGCTGGAGAGGCAGGTGGAGACCATCCGTAACCTGGTGGACTCCTACATCGGCATCGTCAACAAGTCCATCAGGGACCTCATGCCCAAGACCATCATGCACCTCATGATCAACAGC gctAAGGACTTCATCCACTCAGAGCTGCTGGCCTACCTGTACTCGTCAGGTGACCAAAACAGCCTGATGGAGGAGTCAGCTGACCAGGCGCAGCGCCGCGACGAGATGCTCCGCATGTACCACGCCCTCAAGGAGGCACTGCACATCATCGGtgacatcaccaccaccaccgtgACGGTCCCCGTGCCGCCGCCCGTCAACGACAGCTGGATGCAGGAGgccag TCCTACCCCCCAGCGCCGCCCCCCGGCCGCAGCAGCCCCTCCCCCAAGCCGTCCTCCTGCAGTGAGTGGCCCAAGGCCGGGAccacccctcaacccctccccagCGTTTGGGGGGCCCCCCATCCCCTCTCGCCCGGGCCCGCCGCCCATTAACGCCTTTGGCAGCAACAACCATCAGGACCCTTTCAGTGCCCCCCCACTGATCCCCTCTCGGCCCGCTCGCATCCCCCCTGGCGTGCCCAG ccGAAGACCCCCTGGCGCTCCTCACCGGCCCACCATAATCCGCCCTGCCGAGCCCTCCCTGCTAGACTAG